A single region of the Lycium barbarum isolate Lr01 chromosome 2, ASM1917538v2, whole genome shotgun sequence genome encodes:
- the LOC132626690 gene encoding uncharacterized protein LOC132626690: MASLRSTDYVDPGWEHGVAQDERKKKVRCNYCEKVVSGGIYRLKQHLARVSGEVTYCDKAPEDVCLKMRENLEGCRFSKKPRHVEYDEQAYFNFHASDDAEEEDQIGYRSKGKQLMSDKGLVINMAPLRSLGYVDPGWEHGVPQDERKKKVKCNYCEKIVSGGINRFKQHLARIPGEVAPCKNAPEEVYLRIKENMKWHRTGRRHRRPHTKELSSFYMNSDNEEEDEDQEKALHHHMSNEKLLIGDKRLVRDSRRGLKGMSSGIGSESFLKRPKYDILGTRTPRSLFQASGKQVKVCSNKKSRKEVISSICKFFYHAGVPPHAASSPYFQKMLELVGQYGEGLVGPSSRVSSERFLQDEIVSIRNHLSEYKASWAVTGCSILAESWQDTQSRSLINVLVSCPRGMYFVCSIDATDVVEDATYIFKLLDRVVEDMGEENVVQVITQNTPNFQAAGKMLEEKRKNLFWTPCAAYCIDRILEDFVKIKWVRECMEKGQKISKFIYNRFWLLSLMKKEFTAGQELLKPSFTVFSSTFATVQSLLDHKNGLKRMFQSNKWLSSQYSKLEDGKEVEKIVLNATFWRKMQYVRKSVDPILEVLQKINSNESHSIPFIYNNVYQAKLAIRTNHNDDERKYQSFLDIVDSSWSSVSHHPLYLAAHFLNPSYRYRPDFVPHPEVVRGLNACIVRLEPDNARRISASMQISDFNSAKADFGTDLAISTRMELNPAAWWQQHGINCLELQRIAVRILSQTCSSFGCEHNWSVYDQIHNQRHNRVAQKRLNDVTYVHYNLRLRDRQIRKMFSDPIFLDNVLQESLLYDWIVESEKPALQEDEEILYSEMELGEYENDFTKHDGGNADSRKGSLEMVTLAGEAEPLEVDPDNTATATDNDSDLNFLDNELSD, encoded by the exons ATGGCATCACTTCGATCAACTGACTATGTAGACCCCGGATGGGAGCATGGTGTTGCTCAGGATGAGAGGAAAAAGAAGGTTCGATGTAATTACTGTGAGAAAGTTGTAAGTGGTGGGATATACAGATTGAAACAACATTTAGCGCGAGTCTCTGGCGAGGTAACCTATTGTGACAAGGCTCCAGAGGATGTATGCCTGAAAATGAGAGAAAATCTAGAAGGCTGTCGATTTAGTAAGAAGCCAAGGCATGTTGAATATGATGAACAAgcatattttaattttcatgCCAGTGATGATGCCGAGGAGGAAGATCAGATAGGGTATAGAAGTAAAGGGAAGCAGTTGATGAGTGACAAGGGATTGGTTATAAATATGGCTCCTCTTCGATCACTTGGGTATGTTGATCCTGGTTGGGAACATGGTGTCCCTCAGGACGAGAGGAAGAAAAAGGTAAAATGCAACTATTGTGAGAAGATAGTCAGTGGGGGTATCAATCGGTTTAAGCAACATCTAGCGAGAATACCAGGGGAAGTTGCACCCTGTAAGAATGCTCCTGAGGAAGTATATCTTAGAATAAAAGAGAACATGAAGTGGCATCGCACAGGAAGGAGGCACAGACGGCCTCATACTAAAGAGTTATCATCCTTTTATATGAACTCAGATAATGAAGAGGAAGACGAAGACCAAGAAAAGGCACTACACCACCATATGAGTAATGAAAAGCTTTTGATTGGAGATAAACGACTGGTTAGAGACTCTAGGAGAGGTTTGAAAGGAATGTCTTCTGGTATTGGGTCTGAATCTTTCTTAAAAAGGCCAAAGTATGACATATTGGGTACAAGAACCCCAAGGTCTCTATTTCAAGCTTCTGGGAAACAAGTGAAAGTATGCTCTAATAAAAAATCCCGCAAGGAAGTCATATCTTCAATTTGCAAGTTCTTCTATCATGCAGGAGTTCCTCCACATGCAGCAAGCTCTCCCTATTTTCAGAAAATGCTGGAATTGGTAGGTCAATATGGAGAAGGTCTAGTAGGACCCTCTAGCCGAGTATCATCTGAACGGTTTCTACAAGATGAAATTGTATCCATTAGAAATCATCTATCTGAGTACAAAGCTTCCTGGGCTGTGACAGGTTGTTCTATTTTGGCTGAAAGTTGGCAAGATACACAGAGCAGGAGTTTAATCAATGTTTTGGTTTCTTGTCCCCGTGGTATGTATTTTGTTTGCTCAATTGATGCCACTGATGTAGTTGAAGACGCGACATATATTTTTAAGCTGCTAGACAGAGTGGTGGAAGACATGGGCGAGGAAAATGTCGTGCAG GTGATCACTCAGAACACGCCGAATTTTCAAGCTGCTGGAAAGATGCttgaagagaaaagaaagaatttATTTTGGACTCCTTGTGCTGCATATTGTATTGATCGCATCCTTGAGGACTTTGTGAAAATAAAATGGGTCAGAGAATGCATGGAAAAAGGCCAAAAGATCTCAAAATTCATTTACAATCGATTCTGGTTGTTAAGTCTCATGAAAAAAGAATTTACAGCTGGACAGGAACTCTTGAAACCCTCTTTTACTGTATTTTCATCAACCTTCGCTACTGTTCAGAGCTTGTTGGACCACAAAAATGGTCTTAAGAGGATGTTCCAGTCAAATAAATGGCTTTCATCACAGTATTCAAAGCTGGAAGACGGTAAAGAGGTGGAGAAAATTGTACTGAATGCCACATTCTGGAGGAAGATGCAATATGTTAGGAAATCAGTGGACCCCATTTTAGAAGTGCTTCAAAAAATCAATAGCAACGAAAGCCATTCAATACCCTTCATTTACAACAATGTATACCAGGCAAAACTTGCTATAAGAACCAATCATAATGACGACGAGCGCAAATATCAGAGCTTTTTGGATATCGTAGACAGCAGCTGGAGTTCAGTATCTCATCATCCTCTCTATCTAGCAGCACACTTTTTGAATCCATCATACCGGTATCGTCCTGATTTTGTTCCG CATCCAGAGGTTGTACGTGGATTGAATGCATGCATTGTACGATTGGAGCCAGACAATGCAAGAAGAATCTCTGCATCCATGCAA ATATCAGACTTCAACTCTGCTAAAGCTGATTTTGGAACAGACTTGGCAATTAGCACCAGAATGGAGCTTAATCCTG CTGCTTGGTGGCAACAACATGGGATAAATTGCTTAGAGCTGCAACGTATAGCTGTACGAATACTTAGTCAGACTTGCTCATCTTTTGGGTGTGAGCATAATTGGAGTGTATACGATCAGATCCACAATCAGAGGCACAACCGTGTAGCACAGAAAAGGTTAAACGATGTCACATACGTCCACTATAACCTAAGACTAAGAGATCGTCAGATAAGGAAGATGTTCAGTGATCCAATTTTCCTCGATAATGTTCTGCAAGAAAGTTTGCTGTATGACTGGATTGTTGAGTCAGAGAAACCAGCCTTGCAGGAAGATGAG GAAATCCTTTATAGTGAAATGGAACTGGGTGAGTATGAAAATGATTTCACAAAGCATGATGGTGGAAATGCGGATTCTAGGAAGGGATCATTGGAGATGGTAACTTTAGCTGGTGAAGCAGAACCTCTGGAAGTTGATCCTGACAATACTGCTACAGCTACAGATAATGATTCTGATCTCAATTTTCTTGATAATGAGTTGAGCGATTAG